One window from the genome of Salvia splendens isolate huo1 chromosome 9, SspV2, whole genome shotgun sequence encodes:
- the LOC121748433 gene encoding VIN3-like protein 2, producing the protein MVFRVLKSPLTAHSFMISFSSPWISNAFLLRHLAISSMEASALEGSLSMEQKRQLIYEVSMWPEGASEILQAWSRQEILQVLCVELGKERKYTGLTKSKLIENLLKIVCEKRLQEPGTANASEVQPSSENGERTHKRQRKSDHPNGLSVASNSTAPVILDDDSGNNTMCCKNSACKAKMNHNDVFCKRCSCCICHQYDDNKDPGLWLICNSDPPFRGLSCGMSCHLECALRHENSGISQDRQDKGLDGSFCCVSCGKVNDLLSSWRKQLIVAKDTRRVDILCYRLSLSQKILAGTKHYQHLFGIINDAVKKLEEDVGPLTGLPVKKARGIVNRLSSGPEIQRLCASALESLDVMLSNRVSDMPSGCNIRGLELVRFEDIRASSIMVILNSDDSDMGGINGYTLWHRRADDKDYPAEPTCRLFKPNTKFLLSGLASATQYILKVVALDTDELRFQTQHMVPKSKILEVERSESPVNTNCSRLSSPSSVEDETNNTVPSSNISDQSQRETTVLTGDIISLLDEDCSRAKTSCSLPESDMLMKDSNKGSLDGQMAEDTSTDNGSNTPPRAGLECAVYVDSSEAGLPITPCKFENAKDDAGRGSRPKFGGKDVKTRGERETEPQAGSSSKKRNGEMRDEKCSGIGDEDFEYYVKVIRWLEREGHIETGFRQKFLTWYSLRATPQEVRVVKAFIGTLVEDPESLAGQLIDSFSDIVSNKRCLTIPSGFCTKLWH; encoded by the exons ATGGTGTTTCGGGTGCTAAAAAGCCCATTAACAGCCCATTCTTTCATGATTTCTTTCTCCTCTCCTTG GATTTCGAATGCGTTTTTGTTGAGACATCTAGCTATTTCTTCTATGGAGGCTTCCGCTTTGGAGG GAAGTTTGAGTATGGAGCAGAAGAGGCAGCTAATCTACGAGGTTTCAATGTGGCCAGAGGGCGCATCTGAAATATTGCAGGCGTGGAGCCGGCAGGAGATACTGCAGGTCCTCTGTGTAGAGCTCGGGAAAGAAAGGAAGTACACTGGACTGACGAAGTCAAAACTAATAGAGAATCTTCTTAAGATCGTATGTGAAAAGAGATTACAGGAACCTGGGACTGCAAATGCTTCCGAAGTGCAGCCTTCATCAGAAAACGGTGAAAGGACTCACAAGAGGCAAAGGAAATCTGATCACCCGAATGGCTTGTCTGTTGCTTCAAATAGTACTGCACCCGTTATTCTTGACGATGATTCAGGTAATAATACCATGTGTTGTAAAAACTCAGCTTGCAAGGCCAAAATGAATCACAATGATGTCTTCTGTAAGCGGTGTTCGTGCTGCATTTGTCATCAGTATGATGACAACAAGGACCCCGGCCTATGGTTGATTTGCAACTCAGACCCTCCATTTCGCGGGCTCTCATGTGGCATGTCTTGCCATCTTGAATGCGCATTACGACATGAGAATTCTGGCATCTCACAGGATAGGCAGGATAAAGGGCTCGATGGGAGCTTCTGTTGTGTATCTTGCGGAAAGGTGAATGATCTGCTCAG TTCTTGGAGAAAGCAACTGATAGTAGCAAAGGATACGAGGCGCGTCGACATACTGTGCTATAGGCTCTCTTTGAGCCAAAAGATTCTTGCTGGTACAAAGCACTACCAGCACCTATTCGGCATCATTAATGACGCAGTGAAAAAGCTCGAAGAAGATGTAGGCCCTCTAACCGGTCTACCTGTGAAGAAGGCTCGAGGGATTGTGAACCGGCTCTCATCAGGCCCAGAAATTCAGAGGCTTTGTGCTTCTGCTTTGGAGTCTCTGGACGTTATGCTTTCGAACAGAGTTTCTGATATGCCTTCTG GTTGCAATATACGTGGCCTGGAGCTTGTCAGGTTCGAAGACATCCGTGCTTCGTCTATCATGGTGATTCTAAATTCGGACGATTCTGATATGGGAGGCATCAATGGATACACCTTATGGCACCGGAGAGCTGATGATAAAGACTATCCTGCAGAGCCTACTTGCAGATTGTTTAAACCGAACACTAAGTTCTTGCTTTCCGGGCTAGCTTCTGCAACGCAGTATATTCTCAAAGTTGTTGCCCTTGACACGGATGAACTCCGGTTTCAGACTCAACACATGGTGCCAAAGTCGAAAATCTTGGAAGTGGAAAGGAGTGAGAGCCCAGTCAACACCAACTGCAGCCGTCTGTCTAGTCCCTCTTCTGTCGAAGACGAGACAAACAACACCGTCCCTAGCAGCAACATCTCGGATCAGAGCCAGAGGGAGACAACGGTGTTGACTGGGGATATAATCTCTCTGCTGGACGAGGATTGCAGCAGGGCGAAAACCAGCTGCAGCCTGCCAGAATCAGACATGTTGATGAAAGACAGCAACAAGGGATCGTTGGATGGTCAAATGGCTGAGGACACGAGCACTGACAACGGGTCAAACACGCCTCCTAGGGCAGGCCTAGAATGCGCTGTATATGTGGACAGCTCGGAGGCTGGCCTGCCTATCACCCCTTGCAAATTTGAGAACGCAAAAGATGACGCAGGGAGGGGCAGCCGACCTAAATTTGGTGGGAAAGACGTCAAAACGAGAGGTGAGAGGGAGACGGAGCCTCAAGCAGGGAGCTCATCGAAGAAGAGGAACGGAGAGATGAGAGATGAGAAATGCAGCGGCATAGGAGACGAGGATTTTGAGTACTACGTGAAAGTGATCCGTTGGCTGGAGCGTGAGGGCCACATCGAGACGGGCTTTCGCCAGAAATTCTTGACGTGGTACAGCCTGAGAGCGACGCCTCAAGAGGTACGCGTTGTGAAGGCATTCATCGGTACGTTAGTTGAAGATCCCGAGTCTCTTGCTGGTCAGCTCATCGATTCTTTCTCGGATATCGTTTCGAATAAGAGGTGTTTGACGATCCCTTCTGGATTTTGTACGAAGCTTTGGCACTGA
- the LOC121749669 gene encoding ribosomal RNA processing protein 1 homolog — protein MKKRSREPKPLIPALAAATGPTLIKHLASCSTAVRSQSLRLLQSWLAAQSQQLSDSDFKKLWKGLFYCLWHADKTPNQVALIDRLISLFHSLQPAVSLEFFRGFLVTLLREWPGIDRLRLDKFYLLIRRFVKALFDLMRLRKWDVGVLGEYFGVLESDALLADDKLQGNGVNYHVASVFLDELAFVGFPVQKEVVDLILGPFFAVLMRGTDKILLGKVKSNMFDELVKAGTELLLKKKLGEDCESYGNALLGVVALRMGLSAKLYEVTSAADCIQGNRKVVLGLHEQFLKLEKELESSGIEIGIPEYNEDDDAEVPQLIPIDFDSCKDNVDGGSQEGNEDVAHDDQLENGMERRKKSKNAKKEKDGDDKKKKRKKKKRKDENKLSEVVDGAEENGDLVGIVGSENMELDSGSAGILSDNMENELTENVILNLQKQFEIVAAETDSEGDEDSDSFTTPVIAKKPSKRAKRVKLVHNEELGNVNTSGTADSGDDAGGKSVEKSAKKVRFSMKNNLVWKPQTPLPPESLRLPPSVTPRGSALKKGVPPGPVVEIPPAKKKAKQKKRVRPSTMIKGQKKVQTKSS, from the coding sequence ATGAAGAAGAGAAGTCGGGAACCCAAACCCTTGATTCCAGCTCTCGCCGCCGCTACTGGCCCCACTCTGATCAAGCACCTGGCCTCGTGCAGCACCGCAGTCCGATCTCAATCTCTGCGGCTGCTTCAGTCATGGCTCGCCGCCCAATCGCAGCAGCTCTCAGACTCCGACTTTAAGAAGCTGTGGAAAGGCCTTTTTTACTGCCTATGGCACGCCGACAAGACCCCCAATCAGGTCGCTCTAATCGATCGGTTAATTTCTCTGTTTCATTCGCTGCAGCCAGCGGTTTCTCTAGAGTTTTTCCGTGGGTTTCTGGTTACACTTCTCCGTGAGTGGCCAGGAATTGACCGGCTGAGGTTGGATAAGTTCTACTTGCTCATACGCCGATTTGTAAAAGCATTGTTTGATTTAATGAGGTTGAGGAAGTGGGATGTGGGTGTTTTGGGGGAATATTTTGGGGTTCTGGAGAGTGATGCCCTGTTGGCGGATGATAAATTGCAGGGGAATGGGGTGAATTATCATGTGGCATCTGTGTTTTTGGATGAGTTGGCTTTTGTTGGGTTTCCGGTGCAGAAAGAGGTGGTTGATTTGATTTTGGGGCCATTTTTTGCAGTTTTGATGAGGGGAACTGATAAGATTTTGTTAGGGAAGGTGAAGAGTAACATGTTTGATGAGCTGGTAAAGGCGGGAACAGAACTCTTATTGAAGAAGAAGTTGGGAGAGGATTGTGAAAGCTATGGGAATGCTCTGTTGGGTGTGGTTGCTCTTAGGATGGGGTTATCGGCAAAATTGTACGAGGTGACTTCAGCTGCTGACTGCATTCAGGGGAACAGGAAGGTTGTATTGGGGCTGCATGAACAGTTTTTGAAGTTGGAGAAGGAATTGGAATCCTCTGGCATTGAAATTGGTATACCTGAATATAACGAAGATGATGATGCAGAAGTTCCACAATTGATACCCATTGATTTCGATTCTTGTAAGGATAATGTGGACGGAGGGTCTCAGGAAGGAAATGAGGATGTGGCTCATGATGATCAGTTGGAAAATGGAatggagaggaggaagaagagtaAGAACGCCAAAAAGGAGAAAGATGGAGAtgataagaaaaagaagagaaagaagaagaagagaaaggaTGAAAATAAACTTTCTGAAGTGGTTGACGGAGCTGAAGAAAATGGTGATTtggttggaattgttggctcTGAGAATATGGAATTGGATAGTGGTTCAGCCGGTATTCTAAGCGATAACATGGAAAATGAGTTGACTGAAAATGTGATATTGAATCTTCAGAAACAGTTTGAGATAGTTGCTGCGGAAACGGATTCTGAAGGTGATGAAGATTCAGATTCATTCACTACTCCTGTAATCGCCAAGAAACCTAGTAAGAGAGCAAAGAGGGTGAAGTTGGTACATAACGAGGAGCTTGGTAATGTGAACACAAGTGGAACCGCAGATAGTGGAGATGATGCTGGTGGAAAGAGTGTGGAGAAGAGTGCTAAGAAGGTTAGGTTTTCCATGAAGAACAACTTGGTTTGGAAGCCACAGACTCCTCTGCCTCCTGAGAGTTTAAGGTTGCCACCATCAGTTACTCCGAGGGGTAGTGCATTGAAGAAGGGCGTGCCTCCGGGGCCCGTTGTGGAGATTCCACCTGCCAAGAAAAAGGCCAAGCAGAAGAAGAGAGTGAGGCCCTCGACCATGATCAAGGGGCAGAAGAAGGTGCAAACAAAATCGAGCTAA
- the LOC121749670 gene encoding macrophage migration inhibitory factor homolog: MPTLNLFTNVPVDGVVASDILKDATKAVAKIIGKPESYVMVLVNGGVPISFGGTEEPAAYGELISIGGLDPTVNAKLSSTIAEIIQTKLSIDSSRFYVKFYDVQRSFFGFNGSTF, encoded by the exons ATGCCGACGTTGAATTTGTTCACGAATGTTCCGGTTGATGGTGTGGTTGCTTCTGATATTCTCAAAGATGCCACTAAAGCGGTTGCCAAGATCATCGGCAAGCCAGAATCT TATGTGATGGTGCTAGTGAATGGAGGGGTGCCGATTTCATTTGGCGGGACGGAGGAGCCAGCTGCGTATGGCGAATTGATCTCCATTGGAGGTCTTGACCCCACTGTCAATGCCAAACTTAGTTCAACCATAGCAGAGATTATTCAGACCAAGCTTTCCATTGACAGCTCCCGCTTTTATGTCAAGTTCTATGATGTTCAG CGATCTTTCTTTGGCTTCAACGGCTCAACCTTTTGA